ATCGGCTACTCGATGACCCACCGAGTAGGGATTAATCAGCCACTTACCTGATTTATCAGCCGATATTTTGAACAAAATAAACTACTAAGTTGTGAACCGCATCCATGCCTAAATGAAGACAGTAGTAGTTCATAAGCCTACAAACCATGGAAGCAAAACATAATGTGCACAAAAAATGTTAACTATGCGGGTACAGTTTGCAATCTATTCTCAGGACAGAAAAAATTTAGACAGCCGATAATTCAGACTGTCCAGTATCACATCTCTGGCTTCAATTTTTTTTAAGGACTACATTCTGCAGAACAAGCTCAATATTGTTGTGAAGATATATTTTTACACCACTGAAAACAGATTAGATGCCATCTGGAAGAGCCAGCTTGCATCTGTTAATGCCTAACTCTGTTTGCATTTAGATAGCCTGTGAATGTAACAACTTATATTAATCTAGGCAAGAATTTATATCAATCTAGGCATATTGGATACCATGCTAACCGAGGGTTAATATTCTAACCATTTGGTGGTCTTAAATTACGATATAACAAATTAACAACATAGCTTCTTCCATATATACCCGCTACCTTGCCGGGCTGGGCATAAAGAGGAACTACATATAACCCTTGATTGATGCAAACCAGAGGAAGATAGCTTAGACTCAAAATTAATACAAATCTAAGACAAGCTTTTTGGGACGGAGGTAATATGAGAAATGATTGTATATCTTGGACCATATAGACTTTGAGACAAAACATCCTTTCACAATTAAGCAAATCTTCATTTTGGAACTGACGCCGCTTGCTGgaagaatgacatgtaccagtAGGCTGAGGAATGCCCCTCCACGTGCTTTTGCTTCCCTCAGCTGCGATAACAATCGCCTCCTTCTCTATGTTGGCTTCGCCACTGATCCTTCCAGCACCACCTCTAAATGGCAACATTTCCAGTGATACAGTTTTTGCATTTAGAGATTTAGCACACTGAAATCAGTTAAAATTGATTAGTTTATCAGAGCAAAAGAAATCTACCACAATACAGTAAATAGTTACCCTCGTAGCTCCAAACAATTGGCAAACAGAGAAGCAAGCAGGCTGAATTATCCATCAACAACTCTCTGTTGTTTCTTGAAGTTCTTTGCACTCGGGGCCAGCTGATCCTAACTCTCCAATCCGCAAAATGTAGACCACAGAAAAATGTCAACTTATATAGTAAATTAAATAAGGATCTGCGCCTACAGTACACTAACCTTGCGAAAGTCCTGGCAATTGAACTCTAGGGCTTCCATCCATAAGATCATAAGCATATCACCCTTTAGCAAATTGCAGCTAACATATATTTCAGTTACTATAATCTGAACATATATTCCAGATACTATAATTTGAACATATATTCCAGCGAAAATGTCTGGTAGCTCCCGGGACTCCCGACACCCACTTATCGGTTCGTCGATTCCCGCTGAGATCTGTGCGTCGGTCTGACAAGGACCAGCTCATTTGCAGCATGAGTCAGACATTAGTTAACTGGGTTCTAGGTACACCGTAGGCTCATGGCCACTGTTTCCGACCAGCTTGTCTGCACAGGCTACTGTGGCAAAGGCGAGCTGTTTCGTCAACTCTTTCACTCATCACGTCATGTCAATCTCCTCTATTCTAGTATATTTTTCTTTGTTCTTCTTTTGACTGGAGAGAGAGGAGAAAGGTGAGGAGAGAGAGGGGCTTTTCTTTCAGTGAGCCCGTGTGAGAGAGAGGAATGGCAGGAGCGGAGAGAGAGGCTGAGAGAGAAAATAACTTTTTTCATGAGAGAGTGACGGGAGTTGGGGGAGGAGACAGGTTGTGAAAGGAGAGAGAGGAGAAAGGTCAGGAGTGTTTTCGTTTTGTGAGACGTGTGTGACAGTGATAAATGCCAGAAGAGAGAGGCCATGAGAGAGAGGAGATAGAAAAGAGGTATAGTAACATCGATGCATGTTCCGCTGTCCCGCTCATGCATTCCGTCGCAGTACGAGAATAGGCCCAGTGTCGTGTAAAATATTTGTAGTCTCCACCGCTTAAAGAAATCCTAGACCTGCTAATACAACCAGTGGTGCAGGGTCAGGTCCAGATCCCGAGCAGCTGTTTCCTGAATGGACGGTGGTGATAACCGGGTGCCTAGACACCCGGGTACTGAAAATCTAATCTCTATATTCCAGATATCAGAAGAAAAAAACATACACTAAAATGCATCTTGATTGCCTACTATATTTCGACTGCATTGATATGCAATGGCTGCAAGGACACGCTCCAATTCTCTACGAAAGaagaaatgaagaaaaacaaTAGTCAGATTGATACACATAAGTACAGAGTTATTAAGTAACAGACAAGGGTACATGTAAAAGAGCGGGGGGGCATCCATCAATAGTTTGAGCCACATTTTCATGTGACTGCATTGGTGAATGTCATGTCATACAAATTCTTAATGTATAATGTATCCATCAGGATGCAACAGGCACATGCTTCAAGTTTACGGTATTAAGCATGTATGAAGTTACGATTTAACTTGCTTCACTGCTTTCCTTTAATGAATTAGCCCACTGCTATGATAAAATTCTAAATGCAGTCGATTTTTACATCAAACTCTGATGATTGAAGGTCAGTACGACACTAACTTTCTCCGAGAAACATTAACATTAGAAATGATAATACCCCTACCAGAAAGGTTGCTAAGATTTCTAAAAAAGATATGCACATCAGGAGCAAAATTAAAACACTGACACAAATGAAGTACAATTAGATTCCAATGAACTGCGGAGTTGAGAGAGGAGGCAATTGGAAGCTGTAGCAAGTCGGCCTCTTTTAGCCAAGCTGACATGAAAAATATTATGGGTTTACAGCTATTTCGATTGATACAAAAATGAGCTTTTCAGGACTGGAATATAAAAACTTTGATCACAAATCCGGTGGAATAAGGTTCATATCCAGAGGTAAGTCTTTCTAGAAAGGATGATGGCCCATCTCTTGTGAGCGAACTCGACTCCCATCCCCTAAGCACACATGGTCATCAGAGGTATTTCATCATTACCAGTAAGTCCTGCCATTTTAGTTAACTTGTGCATCCTACCATTTTAGTTACAGAATTAAATACACGCACAGGAATGATGAGAGATTTGAAAATGCTAAAAGAGGAATCTGCTAGCAATCCAAACAATCACAACTTATAAGGGGGACTGTTTTATCATTTACGCTGGGCAGAACAAGTCAAGGTCAATGGTACAGTTGGGCTTCCATATCATCATAGATCAGACAAACCTGATGAAACATATAAACACACAAGTGTATGACATAGATTTACTGCATGAACTGCGACACAATATCCTTTATCATTGCCAACAAAGCGACAAAATCTTAATGAAACCTAGGACGAAAAATCACTGCAAGACTTCAACAGGGTTGTGTCTTACTGAAAACAACAAATAGTTGGCAGTTGAACAATATGCATCTTTAAGGTCCTTCTCCAACAAAATCAATTTTTACCCCCGGGAGCCTTTCCATAACCCTGCATTGACAAGGAAAATAAGTAGAGCATTAACAACACGGCAAAATGACACGTAGCAAACCTTGATGTATGATAGGTTGAAGTACGGCCAGCTCTGAAATGCTTACTTTGTTACAAAAAACAGACCATTACAACTACAACCTATCTGCTTGATAATTAAAAGTTAAACTAATTCTAGCACGCTTCCGCAGTTACTTTGGAGGTTAAAGAAAGTACTGGAATTCCTTGTGTTTTTAGATCAAACATGGTTCAAGACACATAACAAATTTTACTATCCGTCACTGAACTTCAATGATAGCTTCTCCAGATGAACACCCAAGGTGGCAAAAACTAATTCAAGTGCAGAATATGTGGCGAGTTGGAAGTAATCTGCCCCAGAAGGCTAGAACATTATGCACAGCATTTCAAATAAACAAGATACTAGGGGGAAGTAATTAAGAACCTGCAGCCTCTGCAGATATTCAGACCATGAATTCAGAGCATGGATGTACATGATACCAACTGTTTGGTGCCTATATTCACAATCACACCGACCAAAGCAATAACCTAACCACTGAGTTTTAGCAAAACTAAAGATGTACAAAGAAGGAAGAAACACCAACTAGCTGCTAGTGAACCTCCTGATGGTGCTTGGCACAAAGAATTAACCACGGGACCAAAACATAATAATAAACTAAAAAAAACTAAAGCTATCCACAATAAATACATAATTTATGGCCATGATGCAGAGCATGAAAATCCACAAACACACAATACAAAATTAGTGCTTCTTTGTGTCAGTAAAGTTACTAGTGGCAAGTGCTTCTCCATTGTATCAATAACATTACCAGCATAAAAATGAAGAGAGAAACCTAAGTTTAGTTGCTTAAACTTAAATTATCCCAAGTTGCCAACCCTCCTCCAAGTGAGAGCTCGATGTTTAGTTATGCCATCTCTCTTTAGCAGATAATCTGTACATGCGTGAGCCCCCCAAAATTCATCCTACAGCCCAGTAGGTGTTTCCAATATGACCAATGGCTTGAAATGGTTACCTCTGATCCAACTAGAGGAGAACTCACTTCCAAACACTTTCCATAGTTGGATGAATAcgtatctactccctccgtcccataatgtaactagtgtcaaaaaacgtcttacattatgggacggagggagtatttcattAGTTGAAACAAAGACGGATCACTATGAATCTGCATATGAGCAAACCAAAATGATTTGTATATCAAACCATAACTGAAAAGCAGATTAAGCTAAAGCCAGGTGAATTGACCGTACCAAGAAGACTATTTACCTAAATTTGGGACGGACATCAGATTGATCCTCCAATTATCCACTATGAATTGCAAAATCAGTAGTAGAATATTAGGAATGCACCACCCACATGAAGGAGACCTTACTGTGGCTCATTGTCTCAATGCACCAGCAACTAACTTGAAAACTGAAATTTTAATGCACTGCAGAATGGCCTGATCTCACACTTACTTTGTTCCAATAAGTGTGTTTAAAACATGAATGAGCATGAGAAGTTCATAGCCAATCAATGGTTTCTTCTCTGCTGAGTGATAGCATTGCATACCAGTATTCAGGGATCAAATTATCAATTCCATCACAAGTTAGCAACGACCAACCCAGCATCTAACAGACATACAACAGCGGACAACCAGCAGACAATTACATCATGGTCCTTTCTTGGCTCATGTGAATCTGAAATTAGTCGGCAGTTCCCCCTTGCAAGCGGCATCATAGTCTTCTGCCAGGTCCAGTGCAGCCTCCTTGTGAGGGAATATGAACTTCTTCCTGAATGCCTTCTCACTCACCTTGAAAACGGTACTGTAGTTTGGGTCACGCTTGAGCAATCCATTTTCCTTGAGAAACTTCACAGCATAGTACCGGGGCCTGAGCCGGCCCTCTAGGCTGTGACCGATTATTTCCGACCGTTGAGCAATGTACACCGGTTCCAAGCCCACCTCGGAGATGAGGAAGTCAGACCTGCGCTGCAGCGACTCCTTGGACCTCGTCAGCACCATTGGAGACTTAGAAACAGCCATGCCTACCTCAGCATCCGTCCACCTGAAGGTGTTCTTCAAGTACTTCACCCTGGCTGCGATCTTGTCCTCGCTGAGAAATGCAACAGCATGCAGCGCGTGCCTGAACATCCCAGAAGCACGGGGCACACCTATGTTTTCAGCGCATTCCACCATCGCCTGGACACGCTCCAGGTTGGCGGTGAGAAGCCATGGTTGACTGATGCATAGCTTGACAATATCACAAGCACCTA
The sequence above is a segment of the Aegilops tauschii subsp. strangulata cultivar AL8/78 chromosome 6, Aet v6.0, whole genome shotgun sequence genome. Coding sequences within it:
- the LOC109737093 gene encoding uncharacterized protein, whose amino-acid sequence is MLRLRRGVLTQVLSSLSASPVSPLHRLISAAAPAISPNPSFPVEEYLVSTCGLTRPQALKASAKLSHLKSPANPDAVLAFLAGLGLSDADVAALVAKDPQFLCASVERTLAPVVAGLSGLGLSRSDIARLASLSRYRFRCRSIVSKLQYYMPLFGPFENLLRALKRNFYLHSADLDDVVKPNVALLQECGLGACDIVKLCISQPWLLTANLERVQAMVECAENIGVPRASGMFRHALHAVAFLSEDKIAARVKYLKNTFRWTDAEVGMAVSKSPMVLTRSKESLQRRSDFLISEVGLEPVYIAQRSEIIGHSLEGRLRPRYYAVKFLKENGLLKRDPNYSTVFKVSEKAFRKKFIFPHKEAALDLAEDYDAACKGELPTNFRFT